In one Drosophila pseudoobscura strain MV-25-SWS-2005 chromosome X, UCI_Dpse_MV25, whole genome shotgun sequence genomic region, the following are encoded:
- the LOC4812921 gene encoding patj homolog isoform X2: MHLSADISSALQQIEAVKKGIDESDDPKLQMQTAESLSTILGILQDPVFRTIVHVQDSLSELNAQLGQHPSMLPNDFDIDVAGNLVLSLNGGEVMYDFDDQQSISATRSPTSHSAPGSPDKSAGEEQRPQSQNSKTAAGADLYATDYAQIQAIELVNDGTGLGFGIIGARSSGVIVKTILPGGVADRDGRLRSGDHILQIGDVNLHEMVSEQVAAVLRQSGTHVRLVVARPIEQNVPTPQYALEPGCAVVPTRVLVDPAELERYLISTGYPEIFGESSTASTPQTTTEDDRFVYRGETSMLIDPTIDLEELLALPETEKLQVELKKDANGLGITIAGYVCEKEELSGIFVKSVSPGSAADLSGRIRVNDRIIEVDGQSLQGYSNHQAVELLKKSGQVVNLRLERYLRGPKYEQLQQAIAANDKLPSSAPGTPSRAQLPTPVATTSSATTTPSRSLTRELEDEALPAPEAFMTTPPSNTTMTTTTLSTFGAGKQLVAVRDSLDGSTKIIPTDVVPLTEKIEAPVHAKNGAVITRHKYYTDPELTDEAETEIIRKWQKIVGSDVEVIVAQIKKFAVGGLGISLEGTVDVEGGREVRPHHYIRSILPDGPVGVNAVLRSGDELLEVNGERLLGMNHLEVVAILKELPLDVRMVCGRNKNTSLLPFSDDTLKKLSNNFENLLPATDRLVKAKSDGSLATAGSVADADSVAAAANSFTKLKSRSLEPLTGLAMWSSQPQIIELVKGDRGLGFSILDYQDPLDPNDTLIVIRSLVPGGVAQLDGRLIPGDRLLFVNSINLENASLDQAVQALKGASKGVVRIGVAKPLPMTDNSLKACSTASTTSEETLEAQMSPPPPALPTVAPPAMPTAAKGVEPDLIPDWRN; this comes from the exons ATGCATCTGAGTGCAGACATTTCTAGCGCTTTGCAGCAAATCGAGGCCGTCAAAAAGGGCATCGACGAGAGCGATGACCCCAAACTGCAAATGCAGACGGCGGAGAGCCTGAGCACCATTCTGGGAATCCTGCAAGACCCCGTCTTCCGCACTATTGTCCATGTGCAGGACTCTCTCTCCGAGCTGAATGCCCAGCTGGGCCAGCATCCGTCCATGCTGCCCAATGATTTCGATATCGATGTGGCTGGCAATCTTGTCCTGAGCTTAAACGGCGGCGAGGTGATGTACGACTTTGACGACCAACAGTCCATATCGGCAACAAGATCCCCAACCTCCCACTCGGCGCCCGGAAGTCCGGACAAGTCCGCGGGAGAGGAGCAACGTCCCCAAAGCCAGAACTCCAAGACGGCGGCTGGAGCGGATCTTTACGCCACGGACTATGCACAGATACAGGCCATCGAGTTGGTCAACGATGGCACGGGCCTGGGATTCGGCATTATTGGAGCGAGGAGTTCGGGTGTGATTGTCAAGACAATACTGCCTGGCGGAGTGGCGGATAGGGACGGGCGCCTTCGCTCTGGAGATCATATCCTTCAAATTGGAGACGTGAACCTGCATGAGATGGTCTCGGAGCAGGTGGCTGCCGTGCTGCGACAGTCGGGAACTCATGTCCGTCTCGTTGTGGCTCGTCCCATCGAGCAAAATGTGCCAACACCTCAGTATGCGTTGGAGCCGGGTTGTGCGGTTGTTCCGACGCGGGTTCTCGTCGATCCTGCCGAGCTGGAGCGCTACCTTATCTCCACCGGATATCCGGAGATCTTTGGCGAGAGTTCCACAGCTTCTACGCCGCAGACTACGACTGAAGATGATCGCTTTGTCTACCGCGGCGAGACTTCAATGCTCATCGATCCTACAATCGATCTGGAGGAGCTGTTGGCCCTGCCCGAAACGGAAAAGCTGCAGGTGGAACTGAAAAAGGACGCCAACGGCTTGGGCATCACCATTGCCGGCTACGTGTGCGAGAAGGAAGAACTGTCGGGCATCTTTGTGAAGAGCGTCTCACCGGGATCAGCGGCTGATCTGAGTGGACGTATTCGAGTCAACGATCGCATTATCGAGGTGGACGGGCAGTCCCTGCAGGGCTACTCCAATCACCAGGCGGTCGAATTGCTCAAGAAATCTGGCCAAGTGGTAAACCTCCGGCTGGAACGCTATCTTCGTGGTCCCAAGTACGAGCAACTGCAACAGGCCATCGCTGCCAACGATAAACTGCCATCCAGTGCCCCAGGCACACCCTCTCGGGCGCAACTGCCCACTCCCGTGGCAACCACATCATCGGCCACCACAACACCCTCCCGCAGTCTGACCAGAGAGCTGGAAGATGAAGCTCTGCCAGCCCCGGAGGCTTTCATGACCACTCCGCCCTCGAATACCACTATGACCACAACCACGCTGAGTACTTTCGGTGCGGGAAAGCAGTTAGTGGCTGTCAGGGATTCTCTGGATGGCTCAACGAAGATTATACCCACTGATGTTGTGCCTTTGACCGAAAAAATCGAG GCACCGGTGCACGCCAAGAACGGTGCAGTCATCACTCGTCACAAGTACTATACGGATCCGGAGCTCACCGAcgaagcggaaacggaaatcaTTCGCAAATGGCAAAAGATTGTTGGCTCCGATGTGGAGGTTATTGTGGCACAAATCAAAAAGTTTGCCGTCGGCGGTCTGGGAATCTCGCTGGAGGGAACCGTAGATGTGGAAGGTGGACGGGAAGTGCGACCCCACCATTACATACGTTCCATTCTTCCAGATGGCCCTGTGGGTGTTAATGCTGTGCTCCGTTCCGGCGACGAGCTGCTGGAGGTCAATGGCGAGCGTCTGCTTGGCATGAATCACTTGGAGGTGGTAGCCATATTGAAGGAGCTGCCGCTGGACGTGCGAATGGTGTGCGGACGAAACAAGAACACGTCCCTGCTGCCCTTCTCTGACGACACCCTGAAGAAGCTGAGCAATAACTTTGAAAATCTTTTGCCTGCCACCGATCGCTTGGTGAAGGCCAAATCCGATGGCAGCTTGGCCACCGCTGGGTCTGTGGCCGACGCCGATTCggtggccgctgctgccaaCTCGTTCACCAAGCTGAAATCTCGATCTCTGGAGCCACTGACCGGCCTGGCCATGTGGTCATCACAGCCGCAAATCATTGAACTTGTGAAGGGAGACCGCGGTCTGGGGTTCTCTATACTGGACTACCAGGATCCCCTGGACCCCAATGATACCCTGATAGTCATCCGTTCCCTGGTGCCGGGAGGCGTGGCTCAGTTGGATGGACGTCTGATTCCAGGCGACCGCTTGCTGTTTGTCAATTCCATTAATCTTGAGAACGCCTCACTGGACCAGGCCGTGCAGGCCCTGAAGGGAGCTTCCAAGGGCGTGGTGCGCATCGGTGTGGCCAAACCGCTGCCCATGACGGACAACTCGCTGAAGGCGTGCAGCACTGCGAGCACCACCAGCGAGGAGACACTGGAGGCACAGATgtcgccgccaccgccagccCTGCCCACAGTCGCACCGCCAGCGATGCCAACGGCTGCCAAAGGTGTGGAGCCCGACCTAATACCCGACTGGCGCAATTGA
- the Gr63a gene encoding gustatory and odorant receptor 63a, which produces MDMKFPHSFSKMANYYRRKKDAVFHNAKPINSGNAQAYLYGVRKYSIGLAERLDADYQPPPSDRKKSSDSTGSNNPEFTPSVFYRNIAPVNWFLRIIGVLPIVRRGPARAKFEMSSASFVYSVVFFMLLACYVGYVANNRIHIVRSLSGPFEEAVIAYLFLVNILPIMVIPILWWEARKIAKLFNDWDDFEVLYYQISGHSLPLRLRQKALYIAIVLPILSVLSVVITHITMSDLNINQVVPYCILDNLTAMLGAWWFLICEAMSTTAHLLAERFQKALKHIGPAAMVADYRVLWLRLSKLTRDTGNAMCYTFVFMSLYLFFIITLSIYGLMSQLSEGFGIKDIGLTITALWNIGLLFYICDEAHYASVNVRTNFQKKLLMVELNWMNSDAQTEINMFLRATEMNPSTINCGGFFDVNRSLFKGLLTTMVTYLVVLLQFQISIPTDKGDSDGGTNITVVDMLMDSLGNDMTILSASSSTTTHSTATSSTTPPPTSAKHGRGHRG; this is translated from the exons ATGGACATGAAATTTCCTCACAGTTTCTCTAAGATGGCCAACTATTACAGACGTAAAAAGGATGCGGTGTTCCACAATGCCAAGCCGATCAACAGTGGCAATGCCCAGGCCTATCTATACGGAGTGCGGAAGTACTCCATTGGGCTGGCCGAGCGCTTGGACGCTGACTACCAGCCGCCTCCAAGTGACAGGAAAAAGAGCTCGGATAGCACTGGCTCCAACAATCCAGAATTTACGCCA AGCGTTTTCTACAGGAACATTGCTCCTGTGAATTGGTTTCTGCGTATCATTGGTGTTCTACCCATCGTCCGACGTGGTCCGGCCCGTGCCAAGTTCGAAATGAGCTCGGCCTCGTTTGTCTACTCTGTGGTTTTCTTCATGCTACTGGCG TGCTATGTCGGTTATGTGGCTAACAATCGCATCCACATCGTACGCTCGCTGAGCGGTCCTTTCGAGGAGGCGGTGATTGCCTATCTGTTTCTTGTCAACATTTTGCCGATTATGGTTATACCGATACTGTGGTGGGAGGCCAGGAAGATTGCCAAGTTATTCAACGACTGGGATGACTTCGAAGTGCTGTACTATCAGATCTCTGGGCACAGTCTGCCGCTCCGTCTGCGCCAAAAAGCCCTGTACATTGCCATTGTGTTGCCCATTCTCTCGGTGCTATCGGTGGTGATTACCCACATTACCATGTCGGACTTAAACATCAATCAGGTGGTGCCCTACTGCATTTTGGACAACCTGACGGCCATGCTGGGCGCTTGGTGGTTTCTGATTTGCGAGGCCATGAGCACCACGGCTCACCTTCTGGCGGAGCGGTTCCAGAAGGCCCTCAAACACATTGGTCCCGCCGCGATGGTGGCCGATTACCGAGTGCTCTGGCTGCGACTGAGCAAACTCACCCGGGATACGGGCAATGCCATGTGCTATACGTTTGTCTTTATGAGCCTGTACTTGTTTTTCATCATCACGCTGTCTATTTACGGCCTGATGTCGCAGCTCTCGGAGGGATTCGGCATCAAGGATATAGGACTCACCATCACGGCTCTCTGGAACATTGGTCTGCTTTTCTACATCTGCGACGAGGCTCATTATGCCTCGGTTAATGTGCGCACCAATTTCCAAAAGAAACTTCTCATGGTGGAGCTCAATTGGATGAACTCGGATGCCCAGACGGAGATCAATATGTTTCTCCGTGCCACCGAAATGAATCCCTCGACCATCAACTGCGGTGGTTTCTTCGATGTAAACAGGAGTTTGTTCAAGGGCCTGCTCACCACAATGGTTACCTatctggtggtgctgctgcagttccAGATAAGTATTCCCACGGACAAGGGAGACTCCGATGGCGGCACAAATATCACCGTGGTGGACATGCTCATGGACAGTCTCGGCAATGATATGACTATATTGAGCGCCTCGAgctccaccaccacccattCTACAGCCACATCAAGCACAACCCCGCCACCGACAAGCGCCAAGCATGGTCGTGGTCATAGGGGataa
- the LOC117185198 gene encoding patj homolog yields the protein MPVPVSYGWMGRRPRPGQVALLSMCRTLSELNAQLGQHPSMLPNDFDIDVAGNLVLSLNGGEVMYDFEDQQSISATRSPTSHSAPGSPNKSAGVEQRPQSQNSKT from the coding sequence atgcccgtgcccgtgtcttatggatggatggggcgGCGGCCACGGCCAGGTCAGGTCGCACTATTGTCTATGTGCAGGACTCTCTCCGAGCTGAATGCCCAGCTGGGCCAGCATCCGTCCATGCTGCCCAATGATTTCGATATCGATGTGGCTGGCAATCTTGTCCTGAGCTTAAACGGCGGCGAGGTGATGTACGACTTTGAAGACCAACAGTCCATATCGGCAACACGATCCCCAACCTCCCACTCGGCGCCCGGAAGTCCGAACAAGTCCGCGGGCGTGGAGCAACGTCCCCAAAGCCAGAACTCCAAGACGTGA
- the Cdc37 gene encoding hsp90 co-chaperone Cdc37 produces MVDYSKWKNIEISDDEDDTHPNIDTPSLFRWRHQARVERMEEMDKEKEAMKKKRQSIQARLLGVKERISKKDGDEAALKKELEKIENEGKELDRVENDMLKKEKKTPWNVDTISKPGFEKTVINKKAGRKPDENLSEEQREQRMKQFVKENEKLCKQYGMLRKYDDSKRFLQEHLQLVCDETANYLVIWSINLEMEEKHDLMAHVAHQCICMQYILELAKQLDVDPRACVSSFFSKIQSCLPEYRQQFESEIKGFKERIQKRAQEKIQEALAQAEEEERQERMGPGGLDPADVFESLPDELKACFESRDIELLQKTIAAMPVDVAKHHMKRCVDSGLWVPNAADMQQADEAEAAATADEGDASVEKTDDAKSESAKEEPIYTGVSTEDVD; encoded by the exons ATGGTTGACTACAGCAAATGGAAGAACATTGAG ATTTCGGATGATGAGGACGACACGCACCCGAACATTGATACCCCTTCCCTGTTCCGCTGGCGGCACCAGGCTCGTGTAGAGCGCATGGAGGAAATGGACAAGGAAAAGGAGGCGATGAAGAAGAAACGACAGAGCATCCAGGCTCGCCTCCTGGGTGTCAAGGAGCGTATCAGCAAAAAAGATGGCGATGAAGCCGCTCTCAAG AAAGAGCTGGAAAAGATCGAGAACGAGGGCAAGGAACTGGATCGCGTGGAGAACGACATGctgaagaaggagaagaaaacGCCATGGAATGTAGACACAATCAGCAAGCCGGGTTTCGAGAAGACCGTGATCAATAAGAAGGCCGGTCGCAAGCCAGACGAGAACCTATCCGAGGAGCAGCGCGAGCAGCGCATGAAGCAGTTCGTCAAGGAGAACGAGAAGCTGTGCAAACAATACGGAATGCTGCGCAAATACGACGACTCCAAGCGCTTCCTTCAAGAGCATCTGCAGTTGGTCTGCGATGAGACGGCCAACTATCTGGTGATTTGGTCCATCAACCtggagatggaggagaagCACGACCTGATGGCTCATGTGGCACATCAGTGCATCTGCATGCAGTACATCCTCGAGCTGGCCAAGCAGCTGGATGTGGATCCGCGGGCCTGCGTCAGCTCGTTCTTTTCAAAGATCCAGTCCTGTCTGCCTGAGTACCGCCAACAGTTCGAGAGCGAGATCAAGGGATTCAAGGAACGCATCCAAAAGCGAGCACAGGAAAAGATTCAGGAGGCCTTGGCCCaggcagaggaagaggaacGTCAAGAGCGCATGGGCCCCGGGGGCTTGGACCCAGCCGATGTCTTTGAATCCCTGCCCGAC GAGCTGAAGGCCTGCTTCGAGTCGCGTGATATAGAGCTGTTGCAAAAGACCATTGCCGCAATGCCAGTGGATGTGGCCAAGCATCATATGAAGCGTTGCGTCGATTCGGGTCTATGGGTGCCAAACGCTGCAGATATGCAGCAAGCCGAtgaagcagaagctgctgcTACAGCTGATGAAGGCGATGCCAGCGTGGAAAAAACCGACGATGCCAAGTCGGAAAGTGCCAAGGAGGAGCCCATATACACTGGCGTCAGCACCGAAGATGTTGACTGA
- the LOC117185197 gene encoding protein JTB-like: MLENCQRYHMVLGLSALTILTILVLIIESRYAADGPRRREQQFLIENNSTCWRHEPYTVVQECHPCSEFDIVSRSLGVCIHTHYKELLRCKSGEIVTKSCDRVALIEQRNFIKFESACFVLGVLSYLVGYARDRVLSRRTYMKIERQLNRVQ; this comes from the coding sequence aTGCTCGAAAACTGCCAGCGGTACCATATGGTACTGGGTCTTAGCGCCCTCACCATACTGACTATACTGGTGCTCATCATTGAATCCCGTTACGCAGCCGACGGTCCGCGCAGGCGAGAGCAGCAGTTCTTGATCGAAAACAACTCGACTTGCTGGCGCCACGAGCCGTACACAGTGGTCCAGGAGTGCCATCCTTGCTCGGAGTTCGACATAGTCAGCCGGAGTCTGGGCGTCTGCATCCACACCCACTACAAGGAGCTGCTCCGCTGCAAGAGCGGCGAGATCGTGACCAAGAGCTGCGATCGGGTGGCACTCATCGAGCAGCGCAACTTCATCAAGTTCGAGTCCGCCTGCTTTGTGCTGGGCGTGCTCAGCTACCTCGTCGGCTATGCCAGGGATCGAGTGCTGTCCCGAAGGACTTACATGAAGATCGAACGACAGCTGAACCGCGTGCAGTAG
- the LOC4812921 gene encoding patj homolog isoform X1, which translates to MHLSADISSALQQIEAVKKGIDESDDPKLQMQTAESLSTILGILQDPVFRTIVHVQDSLSELNAQLGQHPSMLPNDFDIDVAGNLVLSLNGGEVMYDFDDQQSISATRSPTSHSAPGSPDKSAGEEQRPQSQNSKTAAGADLYATDYAQIQAIELVNDGTGLGFGIIGARSSGVIVKTILPGGVADRDGRLRSGDHILQIGDVNLHEMVSEQVAAVLRQSGTHVRLVVARPIEQNVPTPQYALEPGCAVVPTRVLVDPAELERYLISTGYPEIFGESSTASTPQTTTEDDRFVYRGETSMLIDPTIDLEELLALPETEKLQVELKKDANGLGITIAGYVCEKEELSGIFVKSVSPGSAADLSGRIRVNDRIIEVDGQSLQGYSNHQAVELLKKSGQVVNLRLERYLRGPKYEQLQQAIAANDKLPSSAPGTPSRAQLPTPVATTSSATTTPSRSLTRELEDEALPAPEAFMTTPPSNTTMTTTTLSTFGAGKQLVAVRDSLDGSTKIIPTDVVPLTEKIEQAPVHAKNGAVITRHKYYTDPELTDEAETEIIRKWQKIVGSDVEVIVAQIKKFAVGGLGISLEGTVDVEGGREVRPHHYIRSILPDGPVGVNAVLRSGDELLEVNGERLLGMNHLEVVAILKELPLDVRMVCGRNKNTSLLPFSDDTLKKLSNNFENLLPATDRLVKAKSDGSLATAGSVADADSVAAAANSFTKLKSRSLEPLTGLAMWSSQPQIIELVKGDRGLGFSILDYQDPLDPNDTLIVIRSLVPGGVAQLDGRLIPGDRLLFVNSINLENASLDQAVQALKGASKGVVRIGVAKPLPMTDNSLKACSTASTTSEETLEAQMSPPPPALPTVAPPAMPTAAKGVEPDLIPDWRN; encoded by the exons ATGCATCTGAGTGCAGACATTTCTAGCGCTTTGCAGCAAATCGAGGCCGTCAAAAAGGGCATCGACGAGAGCGATGACCCCAAACTGCAAATGCAGACGGCGGAGAGCCTGAGCACCATTCTGGGAATCCTGCAAGACCCCGTCTTCCGCACTATTGTCCATGTGCAGGACTCTCTCTCCGAGCTGAATGCCCAGCTGGGCCAGCATCCGTCCATGCTGCCCAATGATTTCGATATCGATGTGGCTGGCAATCTTGTCCTGAGCTTAAACGGCGGCGAGGTGATGTACGACTTTGACGACCAACAGTCCATATCGGCAACAAGATCCCCAACCTCCCACTCGGCGCCCGGAAGTCCGGACAAGTCCGCGGGAGAGGAGCAACGTCCCCAAAGCCAGAACTCCAAGACGGCGGCTGGAGCGGATCTTTACGCCACGGACTATGCACAGATACAGGCCATCGAGTTGGTCAACGATGGCACGGGCCTGGGATTCGGCATTATTGGAGCGAGGAGTTCGGGTGTGATTGTCAAGACAATACTGCCTGGCGGAGTGGCGGATAGGGACGGGCGCCTTCGCTCTGGAGATCATATCCTTCAAATTGGAGACGTGAACCTGCATGAGATGGTCTCGGAGCAGGTGGCTGCCGTGCTGCGACAGTCGGGAACTCATGTCCGTCTCGTTGTGGCTCGTCCCATCGAGCAAAATGTGCCAACACCTCAGTATGCGTTGGAGCCGGGTTGTGCGGTTGTTCCGACGCGGGTTCTCGTCGATCCTGCCGAGCTGGAGCGCTACCTTATCTCCACCGGATATCCGGAGATCTTTGGCGAGAGTTCCACAGCTTCTACGCCGCAGACTACGACTGAAGATGATCGCTTTGTCTACCGCGGCGAGACTTCAATGCTCATCGATCCTACAATCGATCTGGAGGAGCTGTTGGCCCTGCCCGAAACGGAAAAGCTGCAGGTGGAACTGAAAAAGGACGCCAACGGCTTGGGCATCACCATTGCCGGCTACGTGTGCGAGAAGGAAGAACTGTCGGGCATCTTTGTGAAGAGCGTCTCACCGGGATCAGCGGCTGATCTGAGTGGACGTATTCGAGTCAACGATCGCATTATCGAGGTGGACGGGCAGTCCCTGCAGGGCTACTCCAATCACCAGGCGGTCGAATTGCTCAAGAAATCTGGCCAAGTGGTAAACCTCCGGCTGGAACGCTATCTTCGTGGTCCCAAGTACGAGCAACTGCAACAGGCCATCGCTGCCAACGATAAACTGCCATCCAGTGCCCCAGGCACACCCTCTCGGGCGCAACTGCCCACTCCCGTGGCAACCACATCATCGGCCACCACAACACCCTCCCGCAGTCTGACCAGAGAGCTGGAAGATGAAGCTCTGCCAGCCCCGGAGGCTTTCATGACCACTCCGCCCTCGAATACCACTATGACCACAACCACGCTGAGTACTTTCGGTGCGGGAAAGCAGTTAGTGGCTGTCAGGGATTCTCTGGATGGCTCAACGAAGATTATACCCACTGATGTTGTGCCTTTGACCGAAAAAATCGAG CAGGCACCGGTGCACGCCAAGAACGGTGCAGTCATCACTCGTCACAAGTACTATACGGATCCGGAGCTCACCGAcgaagcggaaacggaaatcaTTCGCAAATGGCAAAAGATTGTTGGCTCCGATGTGGAGGTTATTGTGGCACAAATCAAAAAGTTTGCCGTCGGCGGTCTGGGAATCTCGCTGGAGGGAACCGTAGATGTGGAAGGTGGACGGGAAGTGCGACCCCACCATTACATACGTTCCATTCTTCCAGATGGCCCTGTGGGTGTTAATGCTGTGCTCCGTTCCGGCGACGAGCTGCTGGAGGTCAATGGCGAGCGTCTGCTTGGCATGAATCACTTGGAGGTGGTAGCCATATTGAAGGAGCTGCCGCTGGACGTGCGAATGGTGTGCGGACGAAACAAGAACACGTCCCTGCTGCCCTTCTCTGACGACACCCTGAAGAAGCTGAGCAATAACTTTGAAAATCTTTTGCCTGCCACCGATCGCTTGGTGAAGGCCAAATCCGATGGCAGCTTGGCCACCGCTGGGTCTGTGGCCGACGCCGATTCggtggccgctgctgccaaCTCGTTCACCAAGCTGAAATCTCGATCTCTGGAGCCACTGACCGGCCTGGCCATGTGGTCATCACAGCCGCAAATCATTGAACTTGTGAAGGGAGACCGCGGTCTGGGGTTCTCTATACTGGACTACCAGGATCCCCTGGACCCCAATGATACCCTGATAGTCATCCGTTCCCTGGTGCCGGGAGGCGTGGCTCAGTTGGATGGACGTCTGATTCCAGGCGACCGCTTGCTGTTTGTCAATTCCATTAATCTTGAGAACGCCTCACTGGACCAGGCCGTGCAGGCCCTGAAGGGAGCTTCCAAGGGCGTGGTGCGCATCGGTGTGGCCAAACCGCTGCCCATGACGGACAACTCGCTGAAGGCGTGCAGCACTGCGAGCACCACCAGCGAGGAGACACTGGAGGCACAGATgtcgccgccaccgccagccCTGCCCACAGTCGCACCGCCAGCGATGCCAACGGCTGCCAAAGGTGTGGAGCCCGACCTAATACCCGACTGGCGCAATTGA
- the LOC4812966 gene encoding dnaJ homolog subfamily B member 13, translating to MNRPELDYYAVLDIPRSTTKQDITLAYRRLAIRLCPHRDKKDAQDFVPLAQEGRLTHLSPMGEAKQWAYVNMAFDVLGNDLYRAIYDRYGEAGLFEGVMLPNGYFPPYQYHGEHMKVYESVFASYSPYANVIDAITNPPSLYSTKKLGIGVRSKDADTEKIIQLSLEEVRSGCVKLMHVWRQEIVDAKESRLEKRKHTLKLNIAPGTTAGTRFCFKEEGDRYPASIPGDVIFIAADKPHPEFERRNLHDLVYRYNIDLGQAMTGFIFFISTLDKRQLKIVITDVVHQGYCKVIPLEGLPKCRNLDAVTAIKEANKKNDQFGDLIIEFNYIFPKYLTPTMKSMTREFFREFHKLEVELEEEEKQKML from the exons ATGAATCGTCCGGAGCTGGACTACTATGCGGTGCTCGATATACCGAGGAGTACCACCAAGCAAGACATTACACTGGCCTATCGTCGCCTCGCCATACGTCTCTGTCCGCACAGGGACAAGAAGGATGCGCAAGACTTTGTGCCCCTCGCCCAAGAAGGTCGACTGACGCATCTTTCGCCCATGGGAGAGGCCAAGCAATGGGCCTACGTCAACATGGCCTTTGATGTTTTGGGGAACGATCTGTATCGCGCCATTTACGACCGCTATGGCGAGGCGGGTCTCTTTGAGGGCGTGATGCTGCCCAATGGCTACTTTCCGCCGTATCAATATCACGGCGAGCACATGAAGGTCTACGAAAGCGTCTTTGCCAGCTACTCGCCCTATGCCAATGTCATCGATGCCATAACCAATCCTCCCAGTCTGTATTCAACCAAGAAACTGGGCATTGGCGTGCGCAGCAAGGATGCCGATACAGAGAAGATTATTCAGCTGTCCCTCGAGGAAGTGCGCTCGGGCTGTGTGAAGCTGATGCATGTGTGGCGTCAGGAAATTGTCGACGCCAAGGAGTCACGCCTCGAGAAGCGCAAGCATACACTCAAACTGAACATCGCCCCAGGGACTACGGCTGGGACTCGCTTCTGCTTCAAGGAGGAGGGGGATCGTTATCCCGCCTCCATTCCGGGCGACGTTATCTTTATAGCCGCCGACAAGCCGCATCCGGAATTTGAGCGCAGGAATCTCCACGATCTTGTCTATCGCTATAACATTGATTTAGGCCAGGCAATGACAGGTTTCATATTTTTCATCTCCACGCTAGACAAGCGCCAGCTTAAGATCGTCATCACGGATGTGGTCCACCAGGGCTACTGCAAGGTGATTCCATTGGAGGGTCTGCCCAAGTGCCGCAATCTGGATGCTGTGACTGCGATCAAGGAGGCCAATAAGAAAAACGATCAGTTTGGCGACCTCATAATCGAGTTTAATT ATATTTTCCCCAAATATTTGACGCCTACAATGAAAAGCATGACGCGTGAGTTCTTCCGCGAGTTCCACAAGTTGGAAGTGGAactcgaggaggaggaaaaacagaaaatgctTTAG